A single genomic interval of Cucumis sativus cultivar 9930 chromosome 5, Cucumber_9930_V3, whole genome shotgun sequence harbors:
- the LOC116401648 gene encoding E3 ubiquitin-protein ligase ORTHRUS 2-like isoform X2, producing MTEEDAKEQLKGTELQARKTQVTQLPCDGDGICMLCKAKPSDVETITCKTCVTPWHVSCLSSPPETLASTLQWDCPDCSTPPEDVILPPPGNHSFPTAPSSDLVTSIRAIEADVSLTDREKANKRQELLSGKLQSDKDDHDTNKEKIKKGDNVFDLIDERLNCSFCMQLPERPVTTPCGHNFCLKCFQKWIGQGKNTCAKCRSVIPSKMASQPRINSTLVTVIRMAKLSKSFASGGSQKVYHFVHNQNRPDKAYTTDRAQKKGKANAASGKIFVTIPSDHFGPIPSENDPERNQGVLVGECWEDRLECRQWGAHFPHVAGIAGQSSIGAQSVVLSGGYQDDEDHGEWFLYTGSGGRDLSGNKRTSKDQSFDQKFEKSNKALQVSCAKGYPVRVVRSHKEKRSSYAPEKGLRYDGVYRIEKCWRKVGIQASCPLALPPRHFLDETHSISF from the exons ATGACGGAGGAAGATGCCAAAGAACAGCTGAAGGGTACAGAGCTTCAGGCAAGAAAAACCCAG GTTACTCAGTTGCCTTGCGATGGCGATGGCATTTGCATGCTCTGTAAGGCCAAACCTTCAGACGTGGAGACTATCACTTGCAAAACTTGCGTCACCCCGTGGCATGTTAGTTGTCTCTCTAGTCCCCCTGAAACCCTGGCATCCACCCTTCAATGGGACTGTCCTGATTGTTCCACCCCTCCTGAAGATGTTATCCTTCCTCCGCCAGGCAACCATTCATTCCCCACCGCGCCTTCTAGTGACCTTGTCACGTCGATTCGAGCCATTGAAGCCGATGTCTCTCTTACTGACCGTGAAAAGGCAAACAAGCGCCAGGAACTTCTCAGTGGAAAGTTGCAGTCCGACAAGGACGACCATGATACCAACaaggaaaagattaaaaagggAGATAATGTTTTTGATTTGATTGACGAGAGATTGAACTGTTCCTTCTGCATGCAGTTACCAGAAAGGCCTGTCACT ACTCCATGTGGCCACAATTTCTGCTTAAAATGTTTCCAGAAGTGGATTGGACAAGGAAAGAACACTTGTGCAAAGTGCCGCTCCGTGATTCCCTCCAAAATGGCTAGCCAGCCCCGTATTAACTCCACCCTTGTAACGGTCATTCGTATGGCTAAATTGTCAAAATCCTTTGCTTCTGGGGGATCTCAGAAGGTTTATCATTTTGTTCACAATCAAAATAGACCAGATAAAGCCTATACCACTGACCGGGcacaaaaaaaaggaaaagctaATGCTGCAagtggaaaaatatttgttacaaTTCCATCTGATCATTTTGGTCCTATTCCTTCCGAAAATGATCCTGAGAGGAACCAGGGTGTTCTGGTTGGTGAATGCTGGGAGGACAGGCTAGAATGTCGTCAATGGGGTGCTCACTTTCCACATGTTGCTGGTATAGCAGGACAATCAAGTATTGGTGCACAGTCGGTGGTTCTTTCTGGTGGCTACCAAGATGATGAAGATCATGGGGAGTGGTTTCTCTACACTGGAAG TGGGGGTCGAGACCTTAGTGGGAACAAGCGTACAAGCAAGGATCAATCTTTTGAccagaaatttgaaaaatcaaataaagcGCTACAAGTTAGTTGTGCGAAAGGTTACCCTGTTAGGGTTGTCAG GTCTCATAAAGAAAAGCGTTCCTCTTATGCTCCAGAGAAGGGATTGCGGTATGATGGAGTTTATAGGATTGAGAAGTGTTGGCGTAAAGTGGGAATTCAG GCTAGTTGCCCTCTGGCTTTGCCTCCGAGGCATTTCCTTGATGAAACGCACTCAATTAGTTTTTAA
- the LOC116401648 gene encoding E3 ubiquitin-protein ligase ORTHRUS 2-like isoform X1 has product MTEEDAKEQLKGTELQARKTQVTQLPCDGDGICMLCKAKPSDVETITCKTCVTPWHVSCLSSPPETLASTLQWDCPDCSTPPEDVILPPPGNHSFPTAPSSDLVTSIRAIEADVSLTDREKANKRQELLSGKLQSDKDDHDTNKEKIKKGDNVFDLIDERLNCSFCMQLPERPVTTPCGHNFCLKCFQKWIGQGKNTCAKCRSVIPSKMASQPRINSTLVTVIRMAKLSKSFASGGSQKVYHFVHNQNRPDKAYTTDRAQKKGKANAASGKIFVTIPSDHFGPIPSENDPERNQGVLVGECWEDRLECRQWGAHFPHVAGIAGQSSIGAQSVVLSGGYQDDEDHGEWFLYTGSGGRDLSGNKRTSKDQSFDQKFEKSNKALQVSCAKGYPVRVVRSHKEKRSSYAPEKGLRYDGVYRIEKCWRKVGIQGFKVCRYLFVRCDNDPAPWASDEHGDRPRPLPAISELKKATDITERKEGPSWDFDVKDSRWKWAKDPPTSKKPVEAQDSTGKRTRIKIRQSHNMSVQEKLLKEFSCLICREVMSLPITTPCAHNFCKSCLEGAFVGKTFLRERKTGGRALRSQKNVLTCPCCPTDISDFLQNLQVNRELLDVIETLKSKIEEEKLCEEEEIDEEEENDEDGDENEGKGKDESNSPVETRKRAKVVDDLE; this is encoded by the exons ATGACGGAGGAAGATGCCAAAGAACAGCTGAAGGGTACAGAGCTTCAGGCAAGAAAAACCCAG GTTACTCAGTTGCCTTGCGATGGCGATGGCATTTGCATGCTCTGTAAGGCCAAACCTTCAGACGTGGAGACTATCACTTGCAAAACTTGCGTCACCCCGTGGCATGTTAGTTGTCTCTCTAGTCCCCCTGAAACCCTGGCATCCACCCTTCAATGGGACTGTCCTGATTGTTCCACCCCTCCTGAAGATGTTATCCTTCCTCCGCCAGGCAACCATTCATTCCCCACCGCGCCTTCTAGTGACCTTGTCACGTCGATTCGAGCCATTGAAGCCGATGTCTCTCTTACTGACCGTGAAAAGGCAAACAAGCGCCAGGAACTTCTCAGTGGAAAGTTGCAGTCCGACAAGGACGACCATGATACCAACaaggaaaagattaaaaagggAGATAATGTTTTTGATTTGATTGACGAGAGATTGAACTGTTCCTTCTGCATGCAGTTACCAGAAAGGCCTGTCACT ACTCCATGTGGCCACAATTTCTGCTTAAAATGTTTCCAGAAGTGGATTGGACAAGGAAAGAACACTTGTGCAAAGTGCCGCTCCGTGATTCCCTCCAAAATGGCTAGCCAGCCCCGTATTAACTCCACCCTTGTAACGGTCATTCGTATGGCTAAATTGTCAAAATCCTTTGCTTCTGGGGGATCTCAGAAGGTTTATCATTTTGTTCACAATCAAAATAGACCAGATAAAGCCTATACCACTGACCGGGcacaaaaaaaaggaaaagctaATGCTGCAagtggaaaaatatttgttacaaTTCCATCTGATCATTTTGGTCCTATTCCTTCCGAAAATGATCCTGAGAGGAACCAGGGTGTTCTGGTTGGTGAATGCTGGGAGGACAGGCTAGAATGTCGTCAATGGGGTGCTCACTTTCCACATGTTGCTGGTATAGCAGGACAATCAAGTATTGGTGCACAGTCGGTGGTTCTTTCTGGTGGCTACCAAGATGATGAAGATCATGGGGAGTGGTTTCTCTACACTGGAAG TGGGGGTCGAGACCTTAGTGGGAACAAGCGTACAAGCAAGGATCAATCTTTTGAccagaaatttgaaaaatcaaataaagcGCTACAAGTTAGTTGTGCGAAAGGTTACCCTGTTAGGGTTGTCAG GTCTCATAAAGAAAAGCGTTCCTCTTATGCTCCAGAGAAGGGATTGCGGTATGATGGAGTTTATAGGATTGAGAAGTGTTGGCGTAAAGTGGGAATTCAG GGCTTTAAGGTATGTcgatatttatttgttagatGCGACAATGATCCTGCTCCATGGGCAAG TGATGAACATGGAGATCGACCTAGACCCTTACCTGCAATTTCAGAGTTGAAAAAAGCCACAGATATTACGGAGAGGAAAGAAGGGCCATCGTGGGACTTTGAT gTGAAAGACAGTCGATGGAAGTGGGCTAAAGATCCACCAACGAGCAAGAAACCAGTTGAAGCTCAAGATTCTACTGGGAAGAGAACAAGGATAAAAATTAGGCAATCACATAATATGAGTGTTCAAGAAAAGTTACTGAAAG AGTTTAGCTGCCTTATTTGCCGGGAGGTGATGAGCTTGCCAATTACTACGCCTTGTGCTCATAACTTTTGCAAGTCATGCTTGGAAGGTGCTTTTGTGGGAAAGACATtcttgagagagagaaaaactgGTGGACGGGCTCTTAGATCTCAAAAGAATGTCTTGACTTGTCCTTGTTGCCCCACGGACATATCTGATTTTCTACAGAATCTTCAG GTAAATAGAGAGCTATTGGATGTGATAGAGACACTAAAAAGtaagattgaagaagaaaagctgtgtgaagaagaagagatagACGAGGAAGAGGAGAATGATGAGGATGGGGATGAGAATGAAGGTAAGGGAAAAGATGAAAGCAACAGTCCTGTGGAAACAAGAAAGCGAGCAAAGGTGGTGGAtgatttagaataa